In Lepus europaeus isolate LE1 chromosome 19, mLepTim1.pri, whole genome shotgun sequence, the genomic window ACTGCAGGCTCAGGGTCAAGCAGTGAGTCCGGGAAGATTGGCTTTGACTCTCTGTTGCCAGAGGAGATGCCATCCCGGGatgcggggctggggaggagcagggCTCTTGCCCAAGCCACCGGTGTGAGCAGGAGAAAGCATGTGAGCCTAGGGCGAGTGGAGGGATTCCAGGTGGACCCACAGGTTGGTAGAGCAGCAGGGATCTGAGGATGACAGGGGTCGCAAGAGTAGGCTGTCCTTGGTCTGGGTGGCGTAGTTGGAGCtgaccccctgccccaggctcaaAGTCCTAGGAATTCCAGCAGGCGAGCCAGGAATGCCCCTGCGTGGACAGAACTCCTACAGGGCTCCCCAAGGctcagggtgggagtggggcttgGAAGTCACTGGGGCCAAGAACTGCTCCTAGCGCTTGGGCTTGCAAGCACAGGCTGACGCCAGGGCTCAGAGGGCAAGGTTTCTGGTGCACCTTCCCCCTACAGGGTTGCCTCAGGGACCGCCAGGTGGGCTGCCCAAGGGGGATGCAGGATGTGAGGGGCAGTGGTGGGCAGGCCTGGCCTCTGCTTCCAGGGGTGTGGCCAGGCCTAGACAACCCTGTGAGAAAGAGCTCATGGgagatcgggggggggggggggtttccacAGGGTGGAGGCCTGACTGATGGGAAGGAAAGCCGTGGCTTCCCAGAGAAGCGGTGGGTGGCACAGTTCTCCCCTgccccatccacctccctgctcccctccggGTCCTCCCAGGCTGTATAtactccaccctcccccaccccgccctccctGTGACTGCCCCACGCTGCCCTGCTGTCCACTTAGTGACCACCTTGTAGGCCCACCCCCCGGGATCCGAGCCAACCATCCCACTTCACAGACTTTGGTTGGGGGAATTcttcactttcattttctttctcattttgtacAGAGAAATATTCTTTTCAAAAGCGTCTTTGGACTGAAGTAACTTTTCTGGTGCTGTTaacttgttccttttttttttttaatttatttttccaccCCAGGCCACAACTCCTGGTTCCTACTCACCCTTTCTCATCTCCGCCCCTCCATCCACCTGcaccattttgtttcttttctgtcaGTTTTTTGGAAAAATTCTCTCCTGCCAGCCCCCTTCACTCTGTCCTCCCCTTGATTTCAATAGTCACTGCTACAAGTAACAAATGCACTGTGAAGATCCCAGTATTAATAAAGTTGTACTGTAATTAACACCCCTGGCTCTCTCCCCTAGCCTGCTTGgcaccccagccccttcccccccGGACCCCAGGCTGAGGGCAGCCCGGGCACCCCAGGTGTCAGGAGTGGCCACAGCTTGAGCCTGCACCTGGGACTTGGAGATACCAATGCCGCGGCCCTGGATGCTGTCGGCAGCCGGAGGGAGGGGGATGGGAACCAGACCAACGCCCTAGCAGACAGCCCCGGGCTGGCGCAGGCTTCGCAGCTGAGGGCAGAAGCTGGAGAAGACCCCAATGCCTCTGTCCCTGCCTAGGGCTCAGTCCACTTCACGTCTATTTCCTTGGAACCCCAGACCACAGGAcaaccccaccccctcctcccatctGCCCTGGAGGGACTCCTCAAGTTTGCCTGGAAAGGCAAAGCAAAGCAAACCCAATCAAACAAAGCGGgtgtttaatagaaaaaaatacgaGAACTGGGAGAGCATCCACTGTGGCAAGACGTGGCACCAGCGCCGCGGCCCCGAGTCCACCACCCTctggccagcgccctggctgctgcaggaggcGCGCACCACCCCCACGCAGGTGAGGCTGCAGGCCCTCGGCCCCCGCCAGGCCAGGTGAGGCCGCCTCGCTGCCGCACAGAACAACCCCAAAGGAGAAACCCTTCCCGGGGTTCTCTCCCCTGGGCCCACGGCAcccgcaccaccaccaccaccaccccccccggCCGAGACCCCAGCCCGGGTCACCGGGGCCAACAGGCTGCTCAGGGCACGAGGCCTCTGGCCTGGGCCCCGCGCAGCTTCACGGAGCCTGGAGTTCAGCGCTGGAGCCGGGAGCACGGGGCGCGCAGGTGGCGGTCAGCCGTGGGGCTGCGGGCTCGGCACCTCGCAGTCCTGCCAGTTAAGGACGGAGCTCCGCTTACCTGTCGGAGACGAAAACACACGATAGACGCGCTCGGCTCCCGcctcccagagacccagccacggGTGCCGGAAGTGGCCCGGCTTCCGGAAGTGGCCCTGGCTTCCGGAAGTGGCCCGGCTTCCGGAAGTGGCCCCGGCTTCCGGAAGTGGGCCTCGtcctgggagggagggtaagcCCACAAGGGCCCAGCTGTGCCCGCTGACCTGAGCCCGGCTCCAGGccgcccgccccagccccacccgcAGGGGGCACCTTACAGCAAGAGCAGTAGAGCAGCTCCATGACCCGGAAGCAGTTGTCCAGTAGGGCTTTGGGCCGCACCAGCTTGAGGCTCAGCCCAGGGGCGTTTAGGAGCGACAGCACTGCCTCCACCTTGGGGCTGACCTCCACATCCTGGAAGGGAGGAAACAGATCAGGGCAGTGCAGAGAGGTCACACCACAGCCGTGGGGCCGACCCCACAGCCACCTGAGTCGTGGAAGAAGCTGAGGCTGCCCTGTGACCGCGGCCTGTGGGCCGTTTCAACCCTGCAGGGAGGATCCCATTTGCCGTCCCCTGCCCAACCACAACACAGAGAACTCTGCCTTCCCATTCTTTGTAGAATGACCACAGGATGCAGGCCGGAACAGAAACAGGAGGCGTCCCGGCTATGACTGACCACCCACCACGAGGAGCCCCCACCACCGCCTGTCCTTGAGGAAGCTACGATCTCCATCAATATCAGAGAACCCAAGAAGACCCTCATGAAGGACTGGGCACAAGAGCCACAGGGAGGGCCAGTGTCCAGCTCCaagctcggggctggcactgtgaggtaatgggttaagccactgcctgcagcaccagcatcccatgtgggtgccagttcgattcccggctgctccacttccaatccagctccctgctaatgcacctggaaagcagaacatggcccctgcacctatgtgggagaccaggaagaaactccaggctcctggcttcgacctggcgtggttctagctgttgcagccatttgtggagtgaaccagtgggtagaagatttcattctgtctctctatcattttctgtcattctgcctttcaaatctttttttttttttttttttttttagcagatgacaggggccggcattgtggcatagtggattaagccaacgCCTGTGATGCCGccatcccacgtgagcaccagtttgagtctcagctgctccacttctgatccagctctttgctaatctgtctggggaagcagaagatgattcaaatccttgggccccacatgggagacccagaagaagctcctggcttcagaccagctgagctctggccatcacagccatttggggagtgaaccagcggacggaaagtctctctctctctctctctctctactcttgcaaataaataaatatttaagaaacagataaataaaagctGATGACAGGCCACCAGGGTGTGCAGAGAGGTGGGAAATGAGGCGTCTGGCTACTGTATGCTCCAGAGTTCCTGTTTAGAGTGATAGAAATGTTCTAGAAACCAATGGCCCTGACCAACACtgtaagtttaaatttttttttttttgacaggcagagttagacagtgagagagagagacagaaaggtcttcctttttccattgttcaccccccaagtgaaccagcggccagcgcgctgcgccgatccaaagccaggtgcttctcctggtctcccatgtgggtgcagggacctaagcacttgggccatcctccactgccctcccgggccacagcatagagctggactggaagaggggcaactgggactagaacctggtgtgccggcgccgcaggcggaggattagcctagtgagccgccggcCTGTAAGTAtaattaatgccactgaattgcaCACCTAAAAACGGTCAGGGGGCAACTGtgtggcctagtggctaagacacctacattccacatcagagcatcCAAGTTCAATTccgggctccggctcctgacttccagcttcctgctatagtgcccctgggagccaggaggtgatggctcaagtactcgggtccctgccacccaggtgagaggccTGGAGTGCATGcctagctcctgactgcagcctccgccctgcccctgccatcgcaggcatttggggagtgaaccagcagatgaggtctctgtctctgtctttgtctctctctctctctctctctctctgcctctcaagtaaataaaaaattttaaacaacaaatgtAATTGTCTAAGTTGTTCTCTCCCAGCATAGCCCCCACCGTCTCCATCTAGGAcctcatttttaattcattttgggtttttttttttttttagatatttattttatttttttggaagagctacagagagagggagagacagagaaagagagattttccttctgctgagtcactcctcaaatggctcaatggccagagctgggccagaccaaagccaggagcccggagcttcttccaggtctcccacatgggtgcaggggccccagcacttgggccatcttctactgctttcccaggagcactagcagggagctggattggaagtggagcagccaggactcgaactggtgcccacatgggattacCGGCATCAGAGGTGGCATCACAGGTacccgctacagcacagtgccagcccccatatttcattttggttttaagGGAGTATAATGAAACCAAGGAGGAAAATATGGCACAGGAACAACACAACCCGGAATGCAGAGAGAATGAAATCGTCAGATCAGAGTTTTAACTCTGGGGAAGATTTCAGGCTTCATCCCAGCGCCTTCCCTTTACAAGGGAGACATGGATCCGAAGCCCAAAGGTAAAGTGACTCATCCAAGGTCAGGTCATGGAACCAGCTGCAGCTGGAGCCCCATGTCCAGTCCCAGGTTGGACCCTctccactacttttttttttttttttttgacaggcagagttagacagtgagagagagacagagacaaaggtcttccttttccgttggttcatcctcccccaaatggccgcttcggccagcgtgctgcgcccatccgaagccagaagccaggtgcttctcctggtctcccatccgggtgtagggcccaagcacttgggccatcctccactgcactcccgggccacagcaggagctggactggaagagaagcaaccgggacagaatccagcgccccgactgggactagagcccagggtgccggtgccacaggtggaggattagccaagtgagctgcggcgccggcccctccactaCCTTTGAGAGGCTTAGTTTCTCCAAACttaaatccatctctctctctctctttttttttttttaatttttatttttgcttgaaagacagagatcttccatccactggttcattctccaaatgcctgcaacagccatgagcccagaacccatttcaagtctcccatgtggttgacagggacccaagaaattgaaccgtcacctgctgcctccaagggcacgtatcagcaggaagttggattggaagtagagctgagactctacccaggcactctggtatgggatatgggcatcccaagcagtgacttacccactgcaccaaatgcctgttccaATAAGTTAAATCCATTTTAAAAGCTGAGTCATTAGAAGAGAGATTTAAAAACCAGCTCAATGTGAACGAGAAATAGCCAGATATGCAACAATTTTGACAGAGAGAATCCAGGCTTGGGCACCTCACCTCCCACCCTCAGTGCCTCAGAACCTGCCAGAGCCAGAAATGAGCACGGAAAAGTCCCTCTCCCCTAGGTCAGTTCTATCAACCCATCTTGCCTATGGGCACAAGAGAGCCACCAGGGAAACAGCTGGGCCTGCGAGCCCTGTGGGACCCAGAGCCTCCCCTCCAGTCCTATCCCGGGGAAGTTCTAGGCAGCTGCATAAACACTTGCCGGTCCCTAAGCCCTTTCATCTTCAGAAACTCTCAGTGGGTGCTTCCAtgactgggctgagccaggccgggcAGCTGGCAGAGAGGGACAGCAGGTGCGTCTCAGGTCCCATGGAGCAAGATGGGGGTGTGAGAAGGACCCGTGGGCACACCCACAGCCTGCACAGCCCCCAATGCTCCTGATACTTTTCACTGACTCAGACGTTTTAGAGCCTGGGGacggcagtgggggtggggggtggggggcagcctcTTTTTCTAAATTAACTAAATGTTAAAAGTaactcaaggggccagcgctgtggcgtagcaagtaaaaccaccacctgcagtgccggcatgcaacatgggcacctattcaagtcccagctgctcctcttctgattcagctctctgctatggcctgggaaagtactacaagatggcccaagactttgggcctctgcacctgcatgggagacccagaagaagctcctggctcctggcttcagattggtgcagctctggctgttgtggccagctggggagtgaacaggatggaagacctctctctctgcctcttcttctctctggtgtaactctgtttcaaataaataaatctttaaaaaaattttaaaaagtaactcaaGTCCATAAGCTCACATTAGCGTTACCCTCGGTGTTGTATACTTCTGTGGGTTTAGATGAATGGGTGAAGCTGTGTATCCACCATTAGAGCATTTTATACCCTAATTCACAGTCCTAAAAATCCCGAGTGCCCCCTCATCTTCCCTCCTGTCCCTCCCCGAAAAGAACTTTGTTTCTTAGCCacagaaacaaaaccagaggGTTTGCCCGGTGACCCAGGACCTAGGGCAAGAGACACGGCCTGGAACAGTTTCTGGGGGTgtcccagtcccagcctgccCTCCCCGCTCCCAGCAGCCCTCCTACCTCTCTCCTACATGCCCGTCCAGACCTgtccaaccccccccccaaacctaATCACCTCCCTAGGCCGTAGCCCTCGGACCCACATGCACAGGCACGCGTGTGCGCACACAGGCCCAGCTCACCAGGAGGTCCTGCTGGACGTTCAGCAGCAGCGTCTGCACCTCCTGCAGGTACTTCCAGGATGGGTGGCCCTCGAGCAACACTTCCTGCACCGACTCAGCAGCGCTGAGACTCACCAGGACCCACAGATACCGCAGCTCCCGCTCGCTTACCCGGGCCCTCTGCTGCAGGGGACAGGAGAAATCACTGGAACCCCCTGACTCGGGCCTCTCAGCTCTGACCCCCACCCCGGGACTTGCCCCTGCTTGGGGAGCAGGCCACAGGTGTCCATTGTGGATGGCAGGCAACCTGAGGCCTGAGCCAAGCGCCGGCCtgttggaggggctgggggaaagCCGGTGGCTAGCATCCccacccacccaggtctcccaggctgggGCCCATGGTGGGTCACGGGGCTCCTCACCAGCCTGGTGATGTTGGCGATTCTCAGCACCCCCTCGTAAGGCACGCCGATCCTGTAGTTGATGGGGAAGTAGTGTTTCTAGGAGCCACAAGGACACACCGCGAGGTCACAGGTGGAAGTGGCCCAGGCAGgctcccctgcactcccaggtGAATGTTGATGTACCAGGGgaggagcccaggcccagccctgggtggcagaggtggTCCTCtggtgggaggggctgcctggcTCCCAGGAGGGACAAAGACAGCCCAGCCTGCACGCCTCTGGGACACGGGGGAAACAAAGCACACAGATCCCGCGATGCTTCAGACCCAGGAAGAGGACACGCTACTCTTCTGTGCATGAGCGAGATGTTCTAGAACATCGTGGTGGTGGCAGCACACAGCTCTGCAAGCATGCTGGAAAGCACGGGGCTGTGTCCCTTTCGTGGGAGAACTGCATGGCACGCGATGCTATCTCAACGAAGCTATTAAAAGAATAACTGCACAGAGCGTGCTGGGGGCATCTCAACATACCAAGTCCTCGATCTGATTTTCCCAGCTAATAAGAGCCTGGGATTCTCCCA contains:
- the IL34 gene encoding interleukin-34 isoform X1 codes for the protein MPRGIAWLRYLGILLGVVLGNKGLEVWPLTDSKDCTVTGFLRDKLQYRNRLQYMKHYFPINYRIGVPYEGVLRIANITRLQRARVSERELRYLWVLVSLSAAESVQEVLLEGHPSWKYLQEVQTLLLNVQQDLLDVEVSPKVEAVLSLLNAPGLSLKLVRPKALLDNCFRVMELLYCSCCKRSSVLNWQDCEVPSPQPHG
- the IL34 gene encoding interleukin-34 isoform X2 encodes the protein MPRGIAWLRYLGILLGVVLGNKGLEVWPLTDSKDCTVTGFLRDKLQYRNRLQYMKHYFPINYRIGVPYEGVLRIANITRLRARVSERELRYLWVLVSLSAAESVQEVLLEGHPSWKYLQEVQTLLLNVQQDLLDVEVSPKVEAVLSLLNAPGLSLKLVRPKALLDNCFRVMELLYCSCCKRSSVLNWQDCEVPSPQPHG